From a single Clostridiales bacterium genomic region:
- a CDS encoding tRNA 2-thiocytidine biosynthesis protein TtcA: MRQLDKNAITERSIIKKYRSQIWRPFVQAIDKYRLISSGDKIAVCISGGKDSFLMAKCFQELKRRSPVNFGLEFLVMNPGYSPQHMESITQNARLLKIPIKVFESDIFEVVDQAGGSPCYL, encoded by the coding sequence ATGAGGCAGTTAGACAAAAACGCGATAACCGAACGAAGCATTATAAAAAAATACCGCAGCCAAATTTGGCGGCCCTTTGTCCAAGCCATAGACAAGTATCGGCTTATATCCTCGGGCGATAAAATAGCCGTATGTATTTCGGGTGGCAAGGATTCTTTTTTGATGGCAAAGTGCTTCCAAGAGCTAAAAAGGCGAAGCCCCGTAAATTTTGGGCTGGAATTTTTGGTAATGAATCCGGGCTACAGCCCGCAACATATGGAATCCATAACCCAAAACGCCCGCCTTTTGAAAATCCCTATAAAAGTGTTTGAGTCCGATATTTTTGAGGTAGTTGACCAAGCGGGCGGCTCGCCTTGTTACCT
- a CDS encoding GNAT family N-acetyltransferase: protein MNIKVRKLTPELAKDYIRFFDTTPHDDNIDENKCYCVCWCNDDFEGKDFSTAEKRREYAYKYVKNNNIQGYLAYYDDKVVGWCNVNTKSDCLKCESWRKFMSDAPIEDASSIVKVKSVFCFVIAPKMRRKGVATLLLKHVCENAAKDGFDFVEAYPYKEPTFQSSDFAGYVEMYKRCGFYVFSETDQRLIMRKRLK, encoded by the coding sequence ATAAATATTAAAGTAAGAAAATTAACGCCAGAGCTAGCCAAAGATTATATACGCTTTTTTGACACAACCCCGCATGACGACAACATAGACGAAAATAAATGTTATTGCGTGTGCTGGTGCAATGATGATTTTGAGGGCAAGGATTTTTCTACGGCAGAAAAAAGAAGAGAATACGCGTATAAATATGTTAAAAATAACAACATTCAAGGTTATTTAGCGTATTATGACGACAAAGTCGTAGGATGGTGCAACGTCAATACTAAGTCAGATTGTTTAAAATGCGAAAGCTGGCGAAAGTTTATGAGCGATGCGCCTATAGAGGATGCTAGTTCTATCGTAAAGGTAAAATCAGTGTTTTGTTTTGTAATAGCGCCTAAGATGAGAAGAAAAGGAGTTGCCACGCTTTTATTAAAACATGTATGCGAGAACGCGGCTAAAGATGGATTTGACTTTGTGGAGGCATATCCTTATAAAGAGCCTACTTTTCAGTCGTCAGATTTTGCCGGCTATGTTGAGATGTATAAAAGATGCGGGTTTTATGTATTTTCAGAAACAGACCAAAGACTCATAATGCGAAAGCGGTTAAAGTAA